A window of Sagittula sp. P11 genomic DNA:
GGCTGATGATCTCGGCCGGTGAGGTTCTGGAACGACAGGCACAGCCTGCGTCGGAGGTCTACCTTCGCTACGATCTGCCCCGGAAACGCGGGCCGTTCGGAGAGGCCATCGGTCTCTCGGTTGGCGAAGAAGGCGAAACCTGGATCGGGTTTGGCCAGACCTACACGGTGAACTTCGGAAACTCTCCGCTGTTTGCCGAGCTGCACGCGATGCCTGGTCTCTACTTCGATAACGGCGGATACGACCTCGGCGGACCGATAGAGTTCCGTTCCGGGATCGAGCTGGGATACGAAAACCGGAAGGGCTGGCGCTTCGGCCTCAGCTACGATCACCGCTCGAATGCGGGGATCTACGACAACAATCCCGGGATCGAGACCGTTGCGTTCCACGTGAGCATTCCAACCAGATAACGGTTGTCATCAGTGTCCAGTCTTGTGACGGCGTACCTTTTGTATAATGGGTCATCGACTTGGTCTATCTAGCAAGCTTAAGCCGTTAGGTGTAGGCGCAGCGAAAGCGAGTCTTAATAGGGCGTCGAGTTAGATGGATCAGACCCGAAACCGAGTGATCTAGGCATGACCAGGATGAAGGTAAGGTAACACTTACTGGAGGTCCGAACCCACACCTGTTGAAAAAGGTCGGGATGAGTTGTGCCTAGGGGTGAAAGGCCAATCAAACTCGGAGATAGCTGGTTCTCCGCGAAATCTATTTAGGTAGAGCGTCATCCGAATACCCCGGGGGGTAGAGCACTGGATGGGTAATGGGGCCCCACAGGCTTACTGATCCTAACCAAACTCCGAATACCCGGGAGTACTAGATGGCAGACACACTGCGGATGCTAACGTCCGTAGTGAAGAGGGAAACAACCCTGACCTCCAGCTAAGGCCCCCAATTCGTGGCTAAGTGGGAAAGCAGGTGGGACGACCAAAACAACCAGGAGGTTGGCTTAGAAGCAGCCATCCTTTAAAGATAGCGTAACAGCTCACTGGTCTAATCAAGTTGTCCTGCGGCGAAGATGTAACGGGGCTCAAGCCACGAGCCGAAGCTGAGGATGCGAGAGCATGGTAGCGGAGCGTAGTGTGATATAGCACTTATCTTTACTATCGCACTCGAGGTTGCACGGGCATTCGTGTCCAGGTGGCCGATAGGCGGTAGCACAAGATAAAGTGCTTTCTGTGAAGCCGGCGCGTGAGCGATCCGGTGGAGAGATCACTAGCGAGAATGATGACATGAGTAGCGACAAAGAGTGTGAGAGACACTCTCGCCGAAAGTCCAAGGGTTCCTGCTTAAAGCTAATCTGAGCAGGGTAAGCCGGCCCCTAAGGCGAGGCCGAAAGGCGTAGTCGATGGGAACCAGGTTAATATTCCTGGGCCAGAAGGATGTGACGGATTGTGGCGGCGTACGTCCCTTATCGGATTGGGGCGTATCCAAGACAGTTCCTGGAAATAGCCCTTCATGAGACCGTACCCTAAACCGACACAGGTGGACTGGTAGAGAATACCAAGGCGCTTGAGAGAACGATGTTGAAGGAACTCGGCAAAATACCTCCGTAAGTTCGCGAGAAGGAGGCCCGGTACATGAGTGCCGGGGGCACAAACCAGGGGGTGGCGACTGTTTATTAAAAACACAGGGCTCTGCGAAGTCGCAAGACGACGTATAGGGTCTGACGCCTGCCCGGTGCCTGAAGGTTAAAAGGAGGGGTGCAAGCTCTGAATTGAAGCCCAGGTAAACGGCGGCCGTAACTATAACGGTCCTAAGGTAGCGAAATTCCTTGTCGGGTAAGTTCCGACCTGCACGAATGGCGTAACGACTTCCCCGCTGTCTCCAACATCGACTCAGCGAAATTGAATTGCCTGTCAAGATGCAGGCTTCCCGCGGTTAGACGGAAAGACCCCGTGCACCTTCACTACAGCTTCGCACTGGCATCAGGCACAACATGTGCAGGATAGGTGGTAGACTTTGAAACCAGGACGCCAGTCCTGGTGGAGTCATCCTTGAGATACCACCCTTGTTCTGCTTGATGTCTAACCGCGACCCGTTATCCGGGTCCGGGACCCTGCGTGGTGGGTAGTTTGACTGGGGCGGTCGCCTCCTAAAGCGTAACGGAGGCGCGCGAAGGTTGGCTCAGAGCGGTCGGAAATCGCTCGTTGAGTGCAATGGCAGAAGCCAGCCTGACTGCAAGACTGACAAGTCGAGCAGAGACGAAAGTCGGCCATAGTGATCCGGTGGTCCCAAGTGGGAGGGCCATCGCTCAACGGATAAAAGGTACGCCGGGGATAACAGGCTGATACTGCCCAAGAGTCCATATCGACGGCAGTGTTTGGCACCTCGATGTCGGCTCATCTCATCCTGGGGCTGGAGCAGGTCCCAAGGGTATGGCTGTTCGCCATTTAAAGAGGTACGTGAGCTGGGTTTAGAACGTCGTGAGACAGTTCGGTCCCTATCTGCCGTGGGTGTAGGATACTTGAGAGGAGTTGCCCCTAGTACGAGAGGACCGGGGTGAACGATCCACTGGTGGACCAGTTGTCGTGCCAACGGCAGTGCTGGGTAGCTATGATCGGAAAGGATAACCGCTGAAGGCATCTAAGCGGGAAGCCCCCCTCAAAACAAGGTATCCCTGAGGGCCGTGGAAGACCACCACGTCGATAGGCCGGAGATGTAAGTGCAGCAATGCATTCAGTTGACCGGTACTAATGGCCCGATAGGCTTGATTTGATCCAGTAACAGCAAGGTTCATTACCCAATGTTACGGACAACAAGCATACACTTCCAAAGTGTAACTTGGACAAACGCCGCAAAAAAAATGCGGGTTGATTGTCACGATGTTTAGACAAACATCGTGGTTGGTTTTTACTCGGTTTGGTGGTCATAGCGTGAGCAAAACACCCGGCTCCATTCCGAACCCGGCCGTTAAGTGCCACCGCGCCAATGGTACTGCGTCTCAAGACGTGGGAGAGTAGGTCACCGCCAAACCTAGCAAAAACCAACAAATCTATAATACGAATGCAGTCGTCACAGAGACACGTGAATTGGCGCGGGGTGGAGCAGCCCGGTAGCTCGTCAGGCTCATAACCTGAAGGTCGTAGGTTCAAATCCTACCCCCGCAACCAAAATTACCAACAAGATATCAAACACTTAGGCCGCCCTCAGGGCGGCTTTTGTGTGTCGCGTCGTGTCGCAAGCCCGTCCCGAACTCTTCCCAAAGATTCCAAAGGCTTACGACCAGCCCCGATTCCTCCGTGCAACACGGATGCGACACGGGACAGGGGCCTTGTTCGCGGGACGTTCGCTGTTAGATGCCGCTGTTCCGGAGGCGGCGATAGGTCGCCTCCCGATCCGCGTCGATACGCGGTGGCGGATAGGGAAGCGCATCTTCATAGCCTTCCGCCACCGCTGCGCCGTCAGCGCGGAAGCGGTTGTAGACCTCCAGAAGCTCTCGACCGACATGATCTGGCAGAGGCTGTCGCCGCGACCGAAACTTGCTGGCGAACTGCGCGACAGGGCTGCCGCGCCTGACATCGTTGATCATGTGGATGAGGGTCGGAACGTCGGAAGCACCGTAGTTGTTCACGAACGTCGGGGCGCTGTCATATCGCAGCGGCATGGCCGATGGCTCCCAGGTGGCCTCGCCGAACATGCCGTGGTGAAGCATCCTGACTGGTGGAGTGACATGGACAAGCTTGATCCCCAGCTGGCCATTTTGGGCAAACGCGAACCGTGCGCCGTTGTGCTCGGTCAGCTTCTTCGGGTTCATCAGGTTCTTCCAATGGCATCCTGTGCAGCCAAAGCTTCCGAATTCCCACAGGGGATCCGTTCTCATCTCGTTCGGATCATCGAGCCGAGGCTGTCGGAGAATAACGATGACGATGCGATGCTCAGCCATCTGCAGCGGTCCCCTGAAATCTCGAGATGACATATTCGCACCACCGAGCGGCTTCATCCCGTTCGCCTGCATCAGCGATGAACTCCTGCCCTCGAGCAGCCACGTTCAGTCCGTCAGCGCCTTCCCAGCGATCCGCCCGCGCGTGATAAGTAAGGCCGACCTCTCGAAGCCATCCTGGGACTCGCCAACGACTAACCGGGCCTCCAGGCCGCGTTAGGCGAAGCTCCTCGTGCGCTGCGCTCGTGACCTGCCCGCGACCGAGATACAACGTGTTGTTGGGGTTCCATTCTCCGAGCGTGTGAGGATGACGCATCGCGAAGCCGCGCGGCTGATCATCCGCGACCGGGTGCGCCCCCAACGAGATCACATCCTCAACCTGCAGGTATCCGAAGAAACGGTGGTGTCGATCCCCGCTACCTGGCTCTGCAAACAGCCCGAAGAACAGAAAGACGTCGCCAACCCCTACGGCGTTGTTTGCGAGATGGGCTTGTGCGGCTCCGGTCTGCCCGAAGGCGCACCGGCCCTGTTGGAACATAGGATCATGATGGCAAAGGCTGGTGCCTGCGATCCGCCCCCTCGTCACGGCTTCGACAATCTCCGAAAGCCCGAGATCTGCGTACGTGGTCTCGGAGCGATGCTTGGTCGGGATGGGCAGACTGATCGGTCGGCCGTCGATAATCGGAGACGGGGCGCCGCCCGCCCCGCTGTCGAAACCCTTCCTGCTGAAAATGATCCTCACGACAATTGGCCGCCGTCCAAGTGCTATCGCAAATAGTCTCTTGGAAAAGCGGCCTGTTTGGCAACGCAATCTTCGCAGCGCTATGCCGCCGCCGTCGCCACCCCATCCAGCCGCACCGCGACGCTGGTGACGCCATTCCCGGCGGCCTCGACCGCCACGCCAATGGGGAAGCGCCCCGCTGCCGGGGTGGCCACTTCCTTCGCCGTGTTGTCCCACGCCACGCGCGCGCCGACCGTGAGCACCGCTGCGCTGGCCTTCGGCAACTGGAACATGCCGGTGGTGGAGAGCTCGACCGGGTCGCCCTCGGCCGAGGAATAGGCGGCGATGCCGAAGATGCTGCCGACGATCAGTGCATCGCCCGAGGCGATACCGCCCGCGGGCGTGGTGACGCGGACGATGTGGCCGTTCTGGAGGTAGTTCTTCATCTCAGAGCCCTTTCGAGGATTGGATGCGGACAACCGAGACGCGCCCTGCGCCGCCCGCGATCTGCCGGTTGAGGTCTGCGAGCGCGGCGGCCATTTCGCCGTCGCTCGCGTAGGTCACGCGCTTGCCGTCGTATTCGACAGTACGGATGCCCTGATAGCGCGCGGCCATCAGGGCGTCCCGCCAGGCGGTGAGCTGGGCGAGGTCGGCCATGCTCACGCCCCGGCGTTCATGAACCAGCCGCGATGGTCGATGAAGCCCGCGCCGAAATCCAGGATCACCCGGATCTCCACACCGTCCACGTCCCAGCCCGAGCGGCTCTCGACCTGCGGGCCCTCAGCGCCAGAGAGATAGGCGAACTCCAGCCCGTCGATCTCGCCGGGATCGGCGGTGACGTACCAGCGGGAGGCAGAGCTCAGGCGCGGCTCCACCACCAGCGACAGCGATCCGGAGAACGGGTTCACGTCGGCGGCCGTCGCGGGCGCAATGGTCGCCAGCCACTTCTCTGCGGTGGTCTCTAGCGCGGGCGGGACCAGCAGGTTGCGGGGCGTCACGCGGATCGTGCGGTCCTCGATGCCCTTCTGCGTACGCAGGGCCAATCGCGCCGCCGACAGCGTCGCATCGGAGATCGCCGCCCCGGTGCCCGCCTTGTTGCCGTGATCGGCATGGAACAGCGTCTTGCCGTCCCACAGGGTCGGGCCGTTGCCGCTGCCCGCCTCGAGGAGGGTGACGAGGATGCGCGCCTCGGTCTCGGCCGCGGCCTGGCCCATGCGCCGCGCGAGGTCCGCGAAGGCGCCAAGATCGTCGTTCACCAGCACTTGCCGCGTGACGCCGATCTTCCGCGCCCAGGTCTCGACCTTGTAGGCCTCGCGCGCCTCGGCCATGGTCCCGGCCTTGATCTCGCCGTGCTCGTTGAGCTTCTCCAGCAGCGGCGCCTCGCCCAGCATGATCTTGTTCACCGCGCGGAAGTCCCTCGCCGTCGTCTGGCGGCCGAGGCGGCGGACGCCCGAGGGTGCGGCCTGGTAGGCGTCGCGCAGCACGCGGCCCACCGTGTCCCCGAGGATGATCGGGAAGTCGGACGTGGTGTGCAGCGCGCGGGTGACGAGGCTCGCGGGCGACAGCGCCATGGTGGACTCGCCGCGCAGCGTCAGCAGCTCCTTCGCCATGTCCACCGGCGTGGAATAGGCGTAGCGCCGTGCGGGCTCGGAAAGCTCGTGGCGCGGGTTGATCCGGGCGTAGAGCGCCTCGCCCATCTGTCGGGCACGGAGCGCGGGGTCGTCCTCGCTCTCGCCCATCTCGACGCTGACCTGTTCCGTGCGGATCGAGGGTGCACTGCGGCTGGCCAGCGCCTCGAAGGCCGCGCGGCGGGCGGTGTCGGGATCGGCACCTCCGTCGATCTGCCCGTCGATCCAGGACTGATCGAGCCCGGCGATGCGGGCGATGGAGCGGATCTCGGCATTCGCCGCGGCGCGGATTTCGGTCTGCGCCTTAGAAGGGGCCGTGGTGGTGGTCGTGTCGGTCATCTCTGTCTCCATGCGAATGTGGGCGCCGGGGTCGGCGGGCGTCGGCACCAGGGAAATCTCGTGCGGGGTCCAGCGCACGGCAGTCAGCACGCGTGCGCCGTTCTCGGTGGTCTCGGCCCAGTCCTCGACCGAGTAGCCGACCGAGACATGGCGAAGGATACCCGTCAGCACGTCCTGCCAGACCGGCTCCACCTCGGGCCGGGCCGAGAACTGGATCAGGGCCGTGCCGCGCTTGCCGTCTACGGCGGCGCTGCGCACGGAGCCGAGCACATCGCGCACGGCGGTCTGGCGGTGCGCATCGAGGACGCTGGCGCCTTCGAGGCGCGACAGGTCCACGGCCTCGGGCGCGAGGCTCAGCCGCTCGATGTACTGCCCCGCCATGTCGCGGCGGCGCACAGGTGCACCGGTGGACCAGACCACCTCGACGGTGCGGCCTTCCGGATCGGCGGTCGCGGGCGCGAGCGTCGCGCGGCGGGTGAGCAGGCAAACGTCGTCATTCCCGACGTTTGAGCGCGTCGGTGCCGGGGTGGTCGCTGTGTCAGCCATCGGCGGCCTCCTTCTGCTGCGGCGCAGCTGTCTGGCCGAAAGCGAGCCCCAGCCCCTCAGCGCGCGCGCAGTCGGCGGCGATCTCGGCGTCTACCTGTTCGGCGTCATAGCCGCGCTCGGAGATCGCCTGGGACCGGCTCTTGAGCCCCGCGCCGATCGCAAGGATCTCGGCCTGCACGTCCTTGATCGGATCGACGTAGTCGAACTTCGGCGGCAGCCATTCGCACCCCAGGTAGGCGTCGGGGTTCCGGTCGAAATCGCGCGCGGGCAGGTCGCCGGTCAGCACCGCCAGCCGAACGAACCGCTCCCAGACCGGGCGGCAGAACAGATGGACCACAACGTTGTGCTGCAGCTGCTCGACCCGGCGGCGGAACTCGATCAGCCCCGCCCGGATCGAGGAATAGGTGACGCCCTCCAGGTCGCCCGAGACCAGCTCGTAGGGCAGGCCAAGCCCCGCCGCGACGGCGCGCAGATGGTTCTTCACGAAGGGCGCGTAGGCGTCGTGCTCGGTCGGGTTCGAAAAGCGGATGTCGGTGCCGGGCGGCAGCGGGATCAGGCTGCCGGGCTCCATGCCCACGGTCAGCGCGCCGCCGGTGTTGGTGCCCGAGAGCCCACCCGCCGTGCCGTCGGGATCGGTGATGAAGCCGGTGAACAGCGCCGCGACCTTGGCCTTCACCAGCGCGGCGTCCTCGAACTGGTCAATCTCGTGCAGCCGCAGCAGCACCGGCGCGAGCCAGGTGATGCCGCGCAGCTGGCCCGCGGCGAGCGGCTTGAACAGGTGCAGGCAATCGGCGGCGGGGACGCGGAGAGGGTCCATGCGGAGAGACCCGAGAGGATCGCCCGGGCGGGAGGACAAGACCCGGTAGGCGACCCGGCGACCGGCAGAGTCGAACTCGATGCCAGCACGGATACGCGCCCCGCCGCCGATCTCGCGGTGCAGGTCCATGGGAACCTGCTCGCGATCCAGAAGCTCGAGGTGGAGGGGGAGGCCGCTGGCGTCGCTTGCCATGCGCAGCCTGGCGAAGCTCTCGCCGCTCTCGACCATCGCGCGCACGGCCATGGCCTGCAGCCCGTAGAAATCGGCCAGCCCGTCCGGGGCGGTGTGATCGGTCCAACGCAGCCAGAGCGCCTGCAGCCGCTCCCGCACCGCGCGGTCGGGATGGGTGGATTGCGGCTTGATCCCGGCGCCGACGACATTGCCGACCAGGCTGTCCACCGCCGCCGCGACCCACGGGTTGTTCCGCGCATACCACCCGGCCCGACGCGCCGCCGTGGTCGCGCCCGCGAGGATCGCCGCGTTCAGCCCATCGACCGTCCGCGCCCCCTCCCAACGCCGCCCGCCACCCGCAGCGTCGAAGCCGCGAGCGCGCGCGAGGGCGAGAAGTCGATGGAGGAAGCTCCGCATGGGCGGGAGAATCGCCCGAAAGGGGCCCTCAAGCTATTGGGAATGTTTGGGAAGCTTCCTCGGACAACTCCGTGTCGCGTCAATCGAGGCGGCGCTTCGGCGCCGCCTTGTTCAGGCGGCGATCAGGTCGGAGTCGATCAGGGCTTCGTTGACCCGCCGAAGGACGGTCAGGACTTTTTCGCGCTGCGCCGACAGGCCACCGGCGACAGCGTCGGCATCGGTCGCGCCGCCCAGTATCACCCGAAGCCTCGGCCGCATGTCCGCAACAGGGCCCGGCTCGTCCCTTGCGGCCTCAGAAAGCCAGTCGGCGATCCAGTTCTGGGCGTCGACATCGCCGAATAGGGCACGCGCCACCAACGTCAGGGCTTCGAGCTTCGGGGCGCGGTTCGCCATACGGGCAAGAAGTTCGGCGTCTTCGTCCCCCAACGCCTGTTCAAATGCCGCCGGCAAGCTGGCAAGTTCCACCTCTTCCGCCGCCCAGATGCCAGCCCGTACGGCCAGCAGCTGCGCGTAAGCGAAGTCGGGTTCTTCGGCCAGAAATGCGGTGACCTCCGCGACGGTATCGTCGTCGGTGCCGGCAGAGAGCCGATCCGCAAGCGCATGGGCTTTCGCCAAATCGCGCAGCCGCACAACAGTGTCGCTGTCGGACCCCGCGAAATGAGCCGATCCATTCGAGTCGCGTGCCAGCGGATGGCGTTGATATCGCACGGCGGTCAGCCAAGGCACCTGGTCGCGGCCAAGCATCTCTTCGTAGTCGGTCAGGAACCGGCTCTCCGGAAACTCTTGCACCGCACTCACCACCGCTTCTCTCGCCGCTTCGATCCCGTCAAGATGCGCGGCAAGTCGGATACGGAGCGCATGCACGGCATCGGTCAACAGTCCCTCGGCAAAACACCGATCAACGACCGTCCGCGCCTCCGTGCAACGGTCCAGCGCGATCAGCATCTCAGCGAGCTGCGCGCGAGCTTCAACACTGAACGGCAGGCGCCGCACTTGCTCCCATCGCACGATCTCCGACGCTGAAACCGCACCACGCGCTTCTAGCGCATCGGCCCAGAGCGTCCACAAAAGAGTATCGAACGGCTGCCAGTGCAGGGCGACGCGCGCGAGTTCCTCCGCACGGACGCACGCCGCCTCGTCGCGCGTCTCGGCCAGAGCTGTGCCAAGTTGGTGCACCGCGGCGACCAGGTGCTGGCTTATCCCCGTCGCCCGCGCAAAGCGGACATGCGCCTGCATGAAGGTCTCGATCGCCGGCGCCACCTCGCCATAGGACGTACCTTGCAGCCGGTCGATCAGCGCCCGGCATTCGTCCGGCATCGGCGAACGGTAACCGTTCGCCGGCTGAAAATTTGGCCTACCCATAACCGCCATTTGCGGGTCGCACGACCACCAGGCCGGCGGCTCGATCTCGGCGTCGTGGTATTGCTTGGTGCGAAGCAACGCAGAGATTTCCCTCCGCCATTGAGCGGGCTGACGCGGATAGACCCGTTTTAACGCCAGCCATTCCGCCGCGAACTCCTGCTCGGACGGCTCCCGTGCCATCGCCCACTGGGCCAGCCCCGCAAGCCACGGCGCCTCGGAGGTCTGGTGCTCCATCTTCGGCAATCGACGCAGGCCCATCAGCCCGACGTCCAGGTATTCTCCCGGCAAGGCCCCACCGGCCTCGCGGCAGATATCCATCCAGAGCCGTGTCAGGTCCTCACCATCAACGACGGGCTGCGTGACCGCCAAGGTCAGAAGGAACGCCGCTCGTGCATCCCGTGCCGGCGATTGGACCAGCCGCGACGTCCAGTCCAGAAGTCGGATGCGGTTGTCATGCACCCACTGCGCAGCCCCGTCCGGCTCCAGCATGCGGATGATCTCGAAGCTCTCCGAAACTTCCCGGATCAGTCGGCCGCGCCGGCGCCGGTCAGCCGGGATCGGCTCGCGCCGGCGCGCATCTAGCCAAGCCGTGATCGCGGTGCCCAGCTGTGCGCGTGCCGGATCGTTAGCGGGCAGCGGGCCGAATATCATGCGCGCCGCGTCCGGTGCTTCGGCGCGCTCATAGGGCGCAATATCTGCGTAGCCGCGAATGAAGCGGTCATAGGCCGTAGCTGGATCGGCCTCGAATGCCGCGATCCACGGATGGCGCGCGCCGCCTGCCATGTCGGACGCCACACCCATCAGGGCATATCCTCGCCGAATTCAGGGCGCCCGTCCGCGGCTGGCTCGTCCAGCAGCGCCAGCCGGACCTTCAGCAGGTGATGGTTGCGCAAATTCTTAAGCTCCTCAGGCCCCCAAGGCCGTTCTATCAACGCCATAGCTTTAATGTGGCTTCGTTTATACTCTATTTTCGTATGTAGCAGCTCTGGCTGCAAGCTCTCCTCGCCCCCATCGGTTCGGAGAGCCATCGCTCGCCCGTAGGGGATCTCCTCAGGAGCCGGGAAGTAATACTCCCAGGGCCTGGAATCCAGCACCGTCGGACAGGTCATCGGCACGGCGTCTGCACGCGCTGCCACCGTGACCTCCTTCACCGTGTAGACCATCAGGGCCACCGGGATCGGCACGCCCGGCTGCGGCTGATAGTGCGCGAGGCCCAACCGATCTCGCAGCAGATGCTGCCAGTCGGCGTGCTCGGCGTCGTCTCTTAAGCCGTCGAGAAACGCCGCGAAAGCCGGCCGATCGTCTCTCTTCCGGTTCCATGTCGCCAAGAATTTGCTGAAGAGGGCGTTGTCCTCGGGGCTGTTGCTCCCCCACGCTGCCTTCAGCGTTTCATAATGCTCCAAGAGAGCATCGATCTCGACGGGTTCCGGAAAACCGAAATGCGCCAATAGCGGGCCACGCAATCCCTCAATGCGGACCAGCTCCTGCGCTTCGTCTCTGTCGCCCGTTCCAGAAGGCTCAAGGTCCACGCGAAACGTGTCCGGCGTCTCGCCATCGATCTCGATATTCTCCTTTACGTAATCGACATGACCGTCCAGCAGCGCTCGAGAATCTGCACAGTCGCCCAAGAGCGCCTCGAACGCCGCTTTTCGCTCGGCCGAGACTGCCTCCTCAAAGACGTAATTGTCAGCCCTCGCCCGGTCCTCTTGTGGTGTGCACAAGCGCAACGTGTCGACAGCGCTCTGGAGTGTTGTGTTGTCGAATCGCAAGGTCTCTTTCAGCCTTCATAGGAAAACGCCGTTCCGACCACTAACACGAACGTGTCCCCATTCGGAGCCCTGATCAAGCCGATGAACGCTTTGGCAACGCGCCCGCTGGCTCACGTCGTTCGCCCTTCTGTCTTCGCCCTCAACGCGGCCGCAGACTCTTGCGAGTGCCGAGCCACTAAGCCATCCATGCCGACCGGATCACGCGCCCGGCGTCGTCACCAGGCCGCACCGGCACCGCGGCCATCCCCTCCACCTCCTCGTTCAGCCTGAGCCCCATGCTGATCAGCCCATGCAGGGCGGCGTGGGCGTAGACGAAGGTGTCGAGGGCCTCGTTGCGTTCGCCGTCGCGCTTGGGCTGCCAGGAGCGGATGGGGCGTCCGCGCTCGAAGCGGGTGACGACGCGCTCGGCGGTGAGTTGGCGGAAGTAGTCGGCGTCGAGGCGGCGCGGGAAGTGGATCGCGCCGGGGCCGGGCTCGGCCAGGCGCAGGCGGGCGTAGACGGCGTCCTTCACCGCGTCCACGCCGACGATGAAGAGCGGGATCTTGCCCTTGTTCGTGCGCGTCGGGCGGCGCGGCCAAACCGGGATGCCGGGGCCGCCGCGGCCCTTGATCGCCCAGATGCGGCGGGCGAGGCGGGTGCGGCAGAACTCGTAGGCCATCTTGGTGTGGTGGCCGCCGGTGTCGATGGCGGCGGCGCGTACGGGCAGGTCGTGCCCGGCGGGATGCGGGAAGGTCGCCTGCAGCACCATGTCGAGGTCGGACCAGAGACGCGGCCCGGACGGGTCGCCCCAGAGCACGCGGTAGTCGATCACCCACGCCTCCTCGTCGCGGCCCCAGCCGAGGATCTGCACCTCGATCCGGTCGCCCTGCACGTCGACGCCCGCGGTCAGCACCGCAACCGAGGCGGGCAGCGCCTCGCCCCAGTCCTCGCGCCGCGCCATCAGCGGGTCGGCCGGGACGGTGTCGCCCGCCTGGTCCTCCCAGGACTCGCCCAGCTTGGTGTTGACCCAGACCTGCAGGCGGGGCGGGTCCTTTCGGACGCGGCCGTGCTCGGCGGCGATCTCGGCCCATGCCTCCCACGGCGAATAGAGCGCGGAGAGGTGGAAGCCCGCGGTGCGGCCGTCGCTCTCGGCGGTCGGACGCCATTCACCGGCTGCCAGCAGGCGGGGCTTCTCGTGCTCGTGATGGATGCCGCCGCAGGCCTCGCAAACCAGATGCGCCTGATCGCGCCGCCCCTCGGGCCAGCGGATGCGCGCCCAGGTGATCGGTGCCATGTCGCCGCAATGCAGGCAGGGGACGTGATAGAGGCGCCGGTCGCTGTGCTCGAAGGCCGCCTCGATGCGGGAATGGCCCTTCAGCGTGGGCGTGGAGACCATGTAGATCTTGCGGCGGCCCCGGAAGGTGGCCGTGCGCTGGATCGCCAGATCGACCGGATCGCCCTCGCCATCTGCGTCGCCGGGATAACCGTCCACCTCGTCGAGGAACAGGTAGCGGACGGGCGTGGACCGCAGGCCCACTGCGCTGTTCGCGCCCGTCATCACCAGTTGGCCGCCGGGGAAGGACTTGCGGAACAGACTGTTCCCGGCGTCGCGGGAGCGGGGATCTGCGACCAGTTCGCGGAGCGTGGGCGTCGCCTCGATCAGCGGGTCGATACGGACGGTGGTGTTCCGGCGCACCATGTCGAGCGAGGGCATGACCAGCATCGCGATGCCGGGCGCGTTCTGGATGATGTAGCCGAGCCAGTTCAGCCCGGCCTCCGAGCCGCCCGTCTGCGCGCCCTTCATCAGCACGACCCGCTCGTAGGGGCTGGCGGTCGAGAGCGCGT
This region includes:
- a CDS encoding phage terminase large subunit family protein translates to MVTDIDLAWRRGIRPEPPIPVSDWADRHRILPPTSAEPGRWRTDRTPYLRAVMDALSTASPYERVVLMKGAQTGGSEAGLNWLGYIIQNAPGIAMLVMPSLDMVRRNTTVRIDPLIEATPTLRELVADPRSRDAGNSLFRKSFPGGQLVMTGANSAVGLRSTPVRYLFLDEVDGYPGDADGEGDPVDLAIQRTATFRGRRKIYMVSTPTLKGHSRIEAAFEHSDRRLYHVPCLHCGDMAPITWARIRWPEGRRDQAHLVCEACGGIHHEHEKPRLLAAGEWRPTAESDGRTAGFHLSALYSPWEAWAEIAAEHGRVRKDPPRLQVWVNTKLGESWEDQAGDTVPADPLMARREDWGEALPASVAVLTAGVDVQGDRIEVQILGWGRDEEAWVIDYRVLWGDPSGPRLWSDLDMVLQATFPHPAGHDLPVRAAAIDTGGHHTKMAYEFCRTRLARRIWAIKGRGGPGIPVWPRRPTRTNKGKIPLFIVGVDAVKDAVYARLRLAEPGPGAIHFPRRLDADYFRQLTAERVVTRFERGRPIRSWQPKRDGERNEALDTFVYAHAALHGLISMGLRLNEEVEGMAAVPVRPGDDAGRVIRSAWMA
- a CDS encoding prohead protease/major capsid protein fusion protein — its product is MADTATTPAPTRSNVGNDDVCLLTRRATLAPATADPEGRTVEVVWSTGAPVRRRDMAGQYIERLSLAPEAVDLSRLEGASVLDAHRQTAVRDVLGSVRSAAVDGKRGTALIQFSARPEVEPVWQDVLTGILRHVSVGYSVEDWAETTENGARVLTAVRWTPHEISLVPTPADPGAHIRMETEMTDTTTTTAPSKAQTEIRAAANAEIRSIARIAGLDQSWIDGQIDGGADPDTARRAAFEALASRSAPSIRTEQVSVEMGESEDDPALRARQMGEALYARINPRHELSEPARRYAYSTPVDMAKELLTLRGESTMALSPASLVTRALHTTSDFPIILGDTVGRVLRDAYQAAPSGVRRLGRQTTARDFRAVNKIMLGEAPLLEKLNEHGEIKAGTMAEAREAYKVETWARKIGVTRQVLVNDDLGAFADLARRMGQAAAETEARILVTLLEAGSGNGPTLWDGKTLFHADHGNKAGTGAAISDATLSAARLALRTQKGIEDRTIRVTPRNLLVPPALETTAEKWLATIAPATAADVNPFSGSLSLVVEPRLSSASRWYVTADPGEIDGLEFAYLSGAEGPQVESRSGWDVDGVEIRVILDFGAGFIDHRGWFMNAGA
- a CDS encoding phage portal protein; this translates as MRSFLHRLLALARARGFDAAGGGRRWEGARTVDGLNAAILAGATTAARRAGWYARNNPWVAAAVDSLVGNVVGAGIKPQSTHPDRAVRERLQALWLRWTDHTAPDGLADFYGLQAMAVRAMVESGESFARLRMASDASGLPLHLELLDREQVPMDLHREIGGGARIRAGIEFDSAGRRVAYRVLSSRPGDPLGSLRMDPLRVPAADCLHLFKPLAAGQLRGITWLAPVLLRLHEIDQFEDAALVKAKVAALFTGFITDPDGTAGGLSGTNTGGALTVGMEPGSLIPLPPGTDIRFSNPTEHDAYAPFVKNHLRAVAAGLGLPYELVSGDLEGVTYSSIRAGLIEFRRRVEQLQHNVVVHLFCRPVWERFVRLAVLTGDLPARDFDRNPDAYLGCEWLPPKFDYVDPIKDVQAEILAIGAGLKSRSQAISERGYDAEQVDAEIAADCARAEGLGLAFGQTAAPQQKEAADG
- a CDS encoding phage head-tail joining protein, which encodes MADLAQLTAWRDALMAARYQGIRTVEYDGKRVTYASDGEMAAALADLNRQIAGGAGRVSVVRIQSSKGL
- a CDS encoding DUF2190 family protein — encoded protein: MKNYLQNGHIVRVTTPAGGIASGDALIVGSIFGIAAYSSAEGDPVELSTTGMFQLPKASAAVLTVGARVAWDNTAKEVATPAAGRFPIGVAVEAAGNGVTSVAVRLDGVATAAA